The Pantoea phytobeneficialis genome has a segment encoding these proteins:
- a CDS encoding glycosyltransferase family 2 protein has protein sequence MQDIRFSIVIPAYNASKSIVTTLDCVNAQSYRNFEVIIVDDKSADATELAQVVRSDRYQDLDIRLELSDVKLNGAGARNKGIELATGDFISFLDADDEWHPDKLLEVSRTIASLEAQGKSRYVIFSQVNIHQDGSFLKVMPMQPPGKKETVAEYLFGCYGFIQTSTIVLRRGDAEKIKFDARYIRHQDYDFCIRADRMGYTFVMIDKPLATYHLVTKFGSKHKGESVKYSFFWLDTMKPYLTARDIHTYKAFKLPLRYKMDGNSLQASLSFARYFFLTNKDNQAYFLSRLMDKVKARFFGSRAVS, from the coding sequence ATGCAGGACATCCGTTTCTCAATTGTAATTCCCGCCTATAACGCGTCGAAGTCGATTGTGACCACGCTGGATTGCGTCAATGCGCAAAGCTATCGCAATTTTGAGGTCATCATCGTGGATGACAAATCGGCCGATGCGACTGAACTGGCGCAGGTGGTACGTAGCGATCGCTATCAGGACCTGGATATCCGGCTGGAACTGTCGGACGTCAAACTGAACGGTGCGGGGGCGCGTAATAAGGGCATTGAACTTGCCACGGGTGATTTTATCAGCTTCCTTGATGCGGATGACGAGTGGCATCCGGACAAGCTATTGGAAGTCAGCCGCACCATCGCCAGCCTTGAGGCGCAGGGCAAATCCCGCTATGTCATCTTTAGCCAGGTAAACATCCATCAGGATGGCAGCTTCCTGAAAGTCATGCCGATGCAACCGCCGGGCAAAAAAGAGACGGTGGCTGAATATCTGTTTGGTTGCTATGGCTTTATTCAGACCAGTACCATCGTGCTGAGACGTGGTGATGCTGAAAAGATCAAGTTTGATGCCCGTTATATCCGCCATCAGGATTACGACTTTTGCATCCGCGCCGATCGCATGGGTTATACCTTTGTGATGATCGATAAGCCGCTGGCGACCTACCATCTGGTGACCAAATTCGGTTCGAAACATAAAGGGGAGTCGGTGAAATACTCCTTCTTCTGGCTCGACACCATGAAACCCTACCTGACTGCGCGTGATATCCACACCTACAAAGCGTTCAAGTTGCCACTGCGCTACAAAATGGATGGCAATTCATTGCAGGCGAGCCTCAGTTTTGCGCGCTACTTCTTCCTGACCAACAAGGACAACCAGGCCTACTTTCTCAGCCGCCTGATGGATAAGGTGAAAGCCCGGTTTTTCGGCAGCAGAGCCGTTTCTTGA
- a CDS encoding glycosyltransferase family 2 protein codes for MKNHVGTIGIVMPMYNARQTILRAVQSVMNQSYSDWHIYLINDKSTDDSLALVREHCQDARITVLDNEMNLGAAETRNVGLRAAQEEIIAFLDSDDEWHPEKLAEQAAALAAGDDFVITHYHYKTQSADHDINYSKPYLQQENFVKKQYRVCFSSVCFRRPPQGIFFQRKGHEDFLFLYELFLRYRQARVIQKTLVNYYELGDSLSRNKNKAAKWHLELLRIIYKNNPLKIYYYYGWYMVNGVLFTLKHR; via the coding sequence ATGAAAAATCATGTTGGCACCATTGGCATTGTCATGCCGATGTATAACGCACGTCAGACCATTTTGCGTGCCGTGCAGTCGGTAATGAATCAAAGCTATAGCGACTGGCACATCTACCTCATCAACGATAAGTCGACCGATGACTCACTGGCGCTGGTGCGTGAGCACTGCCAGGATGCGCGCATCACTGTGTTGGATAATGAGATGAACCTCGGGGCCGCAGAAACCCGTAATGTCGGGTTGCGCGCCGCGCAGGAAGAGATCATTGCGTTTCTCGACAGTGATGATGAGTGGCACCCGGAAAAACTGGCGGAGCAGGCCGCCGCGCTGGCGGCAGGTGACGATTTCGTCATTACCCATTATCACTACAAAACCCAAAGCGCTGATCACGACATCAACTACAGCAAACCCTATCTGCAACAGGAAAACTTCGTGAAGAAGCAGTATCGCGTCTGCTTCTCATCCGTCTGTTTCCGCCGTCCCCCGCAGGGCATCTTCTTCCAGCGTAAAGGCCATGAAGATTTCCTGTTCCTCTACGAACTGTTTCTCCGCTACAGGCAAGCCAGGGTGATCCAGAAAACGCTGGTGAACTATTACGAACTGGGCGATTCGCTGTCTCGTAATAAAAACAAAGCAGCGAAATGGCATCTGGAATTATTAAGAATTATCTATAAAAACAATCCCTTAAAAATTTATTACTATTACGGCTGGTATATGGTGAATGGTGTGCTTTTCACCCTGAAGCATCGTTAA
- a CDS encoding glycosyltransferase family 4 protein, with translation MKKIVLVIKDAYSYAGTENICNFMSECLGEQHDVTVYSLEGSGKPFYPFTHAKEIVSFAGHKNPIKSAVARIQQEGFDSVFLISMGRLSVMFAFWNLMSMKKKRFKAYACEHIAINSFSKPIKLLKWLLLRFYDQVIVLTDKDHQVFSRWNIPSQQIPNPVVYKSFQRNARSRQALAIGRLEHQKGFDLLLDIWADFSKTHPEWKLVIAGDGELRQSLQEQATQLGLNDSVNFVGRVSNINDYYRDSDMALMTSRYEGLPLVLLEAKSWSLPVVAYDCPTGPQEIINQGEDGFLVPMDDKATFLARMDQLASNDALFYAMSEKTKDTALKFDGKQIKQSWLALV, from the coding sequence ATGAAAAAGATTGTTCTGGTGATTAAGGATGCCTATTCGTACGCGGGGACGGAAAACATCTGCAACTTTATGTCCGAGTGTCTCGGCGAGCAACATGATGTCACCGTGTATTCGCTGGAGGGCAGTGGTAAGCCGTTCTATCCATTCACCCATGCGAAAGAGATCGTCAGTTTCGCCGGGCATAAAAACCCGATTAAAAGTGCGGTGGCGCGTATCCAGCAGGAGGGATTCGACAGCGTTTTCCTGATCAGCATGGGGCGTCTCAGCGTGATGTTTGCGTTCTGGAATCTGATGTCGATGAAGAAAAAACGCTTCAAGGCCTATGCCTGTGAACACATCGCCATCAACTCATTCAGTAAACCGATCAAACTGCTGAAATGGCTGCTGTTGCGCTTCTATGACCAGGTGATTGTGTTGACCGACAAAGATCATCAGGTGTTCAGCCGCTGGAACATTCCCAGCCAGCAGATCCCGAATCCGGTGGTGTACAAATCATTCCAGCGTAATGCACGCAGTCGGCAGGCGCTGGCCATTGGCCGTCTTGAACACCAGAAAGGCTTCGATTTGCTGCTGGATATCTGGGCCGATTTCAGCAAAACCCACCCGGAGTGGAAGCTGGTGATTGCTGGCGACGGTGAACTGCGCCAGTCGTTACAGGAGCAGGCGACACAGCTGGGTCTTAACGATAGCGTCAATTTTGTCGGCCGAGTCAGCAACATCAACGATTACTACCGTGACAGTGACATGGCGTTGATGACCTCGCGCTATGAAGGGCTGCCGCTGGTGCTGCTGGAAGCCAAATCCTGGTCGTTACCGGTGGTGGCGTATGACTGCCCGACCGGACCGCAGGAGATCATCAATCAGGGCGAAGATGGTTTCCTGGTGCCGATGGACGATAAAGCCACCTTCCTGGCACGCATGGATCAGCTCGCCAGCAACGATGCCCTGTTCTATGCCATGAGCGAAAAAACCAAAGACACTGCGCTGAAGTTTGACGGTAAACAGATCAAACAAAGCTGGTTGGCGCTTGTTTAG
- a CDS encoding phage tailspike protein — protein sequence MKRREVLQTAASSIVAALSVSAFSSYAAKSGQPALKTVDPSSVPQGDVPILTPENVYTMPPQFWQNFEGKLWIGKAGSDASKAGNQIPVYLRDASGKVSQISQPIALNKGNFAQFIHDNAALIADPAHSMAVEDSNGNTLFSIDDVSRPNQSNFSQRLAQPNGYQLIGEIPSVEELRKTRPLFAGAKIKLKSWHEGLEVGGGEFVGAFGAGKDDSGVIFAGEGFTWRRVVDDFNRLTLFDFGAIADGKTDTAPAIKAMYQWSQDANQPICVQFPAGTFFVSGCDFGDQQQRFFRISGAMVNFGYFPATTLVSDGRSDFLFQVNARWTEISNLIFNGNTDKRPNRQGLFRNTCPGGQFFRGACLRFNQVGGVSLSLLDTLDCKIDQWYANACTGDVIKASWSGQKAGNWDHSTAIELSNFNAQHCKGGMVLNLPRCSQSIIHNGWIEHTEHPGDISNGQWIIDALSLEDCKNPLIARNSRLNMRQTNLQAGSWIDNSLEGERWLNIWEMGSTRVESYGVAIDGSLKYNYITSRFRLTNNTNQETWFELGNFYSPTVGDSWEIEVFGQSQFSNGTDNQPLMNPIDGKGTGGRAVIHLQRKTNKAEASWSAEGSSPVVEVRFEPRTDTDTKVFVKLAGWTPTSAVLIKSTGKDRFLAGRCARVDASMTQGNPSNGSKPAPQRFSLHNGKAGIGGNEQGDLLMASRPLKPEQVDTREPKGYVSVVINGEPCALPYFAIKS from the coding sequence ATGAAAAGAAGAGAAGTCTTGCAAACCGCAGCCTCCTCCATTGTTGCCGCACTCTCGGTGAGTGCGTTTTCCAGCTACGCAGCAAAAAGTGGCCAGCCGGCGCTGAAAACGGTGGATCCCTCCAGCGTACCGCAGGGGGATGTACCGATTCTCACCCCGGAAAATGTTTACACCATGCCGCCGCAGTTCTGGCAGAACTTCGAGGGCAAATTGTGGATTGGTAAAGCGGGCAGCGATGCCAGTAAAGCGGGGAATCAAATCCCGGTTTATCTGCGCGACGCCAGCGGAAAAGTGTCCCAAATTAGTCAGCCGATTGCGTTGAATAAGGGCAACTTTGCGCAATTTATTCACGATAATGCCGCATTGATTGCCGATCCTGCGCATTCAATGGCAGTGGAGGACAGCAATGGCAACACGTTGTTCTCCATTGATGACGTTAGCCGCCCGAACCAAAGCAATTTCAGCCAGCGTCTGGCGCAGCCGAACGGTTATCAGCTGATTGGCGAGATCCCGTCGGTGGAGGAGTTGCGCAAAACCCGCCCACTGTTTGCCGGTGCCAAAATCAAGCTGAAAAGCTGGCATGAAGGGCTGGAAGTGGGTGGCGGTGAGTTTGTTGGTGCGTTTGGCGCGGGTAAAGACGATAGCGGCGTGATATTTGCCGGTGAGGGTTTTACCTGGCGTCGTGTGGTGGACGATTTTAATCGCCTGACGCTGTTTGATTTCGGCGCGATAGCCGACGGCAAAACCGATACTGCGCCTGCCATCAAAGCGATGTATCAATGGTCGCAGGATGCGAATCAACCGATATGCGTGCAGTTCCCGGCGGGCACGTTCTTTGTTTCTGGCTGCGATTTTGGCGACCAGCAGCAGCGTTTCTTCCGCATCTCTGGTGCGATGGTCAACTTTGGCTACTTTCCGGCCACCACGCTGGTATCTGACGGACGTTCCGACTTCCTGTTCCAGGTGAATGCGCGCTGGACCGAAATCTCTAACCTGATTTTTAACGGCAACACTGACAAGCGCCCGAACAGGCAGGGACTGTTCCGCAACACCTGTCCGGGGGGGCAGTTCTTCCGTGGTGCCTGTCTGCGCTTTAACCAGGTGGGTGGCGTCTCGCTGAGTCTGCTCGATACGCTGGATTGCAAAATTGACCAGTGGTATGCCAACGCCTGTACCGGCGATGTGATCAAAGCCAGCTGGTCCGGGCAGAAAGCCGGTAACTGGGATCACAGCACCGCAATTGAGCTTTCCAACTTTAATGCTCAGCATTGTAAAGGTGGCATGGTGTTGAATCTGCCGCGTTGCAGCCAGTCGATTATTCACAACGGCTGGATCGAGCACACCGAACATCCGGGCGATATTTCCAACGGGCAATGGATCATTGATGCGTTGAGTCTTGAGGATTGTAAGAACCCGCTGATCGCTCGTAACTCGCGGCTGAATATGCGTCAGACCAATTTGCAGGCCGGAAGCTGGATCGACAACTCGCTCGAAGGCGAACGCTGGCTGAATATCTGGGAGATGGGTTCCACGCGGGTTGAGTCTTACGGCGTCGCCATCGATGGCAGCCTGAAATACAACTACATCACCTCACGCTTTCGACTGACCAACAACACCAATCAGGAAACCTGGTTTGAGCTGGGCAACTTCTACTCGCCGACGGTGGGCGACAGTTGGGAAATTGAAGTGTTTGGTCAGTCGCAGTTTAGCAATGGCACCGACAATCAGCCACTAATGAACCCAATCGACGGTAAAGGGACCGGCGGCAGGGCGGTGATCCATCTGCAACGCAAAACCAATAAGGCGGAAGCCAGTTGGTCGGCTGAAGGCAGTTCACCCGTGGTTGAGGTGCGCTTTGAACCACGCACCGATACCGATACCAAAGTGTTCGTCAAACTGGCGGGCTGGACGCCAACCAGCGCCGTGCTGATCAAAAGCACCGGCAAGGATCGCTTCCTCGCCGGTCGTTGCGCCAGGGTGGATGCCAGCATGACGCAGGGCAATCCGTCCAACGGCAGCAAGCCCGCTCCACAGCGTTTCAGCCTGCATAACGGTAAGGCCGGGATTGGCGGCAATGAACAAGGGGATCTGTTGATGGCGTCACGCCCGCTCAAGCCCGAGCAGGTCGATACGCGCGAGCCAAAGGGGTATGTCTCCGTGGTTATCAATGGGGAGCCGTGCGCACTGCCGTATTTCGCTATCAAGTCATGA
- the wcaK gene encoding colanic acid biosynthesis pyruvyl transferase WcaK, which produces MKILLVGNHTCGNRGDGAILRGLIDSLQSARSDLDIDVISRYPTSSGYLLQHEIQQDSLFLHNSKSAKGLVGSVKRKVANRLMPEIMMAHLGKGGLYKSFSVPPHLAEFTKSLASYDAVIQVGGSFFVDLYGVTQFDHALCALMAKKPLHMIGHSVGPFENPRVNALANFVFDRVDSLVLREEVSLDRLKQDGVTTSRVKKGVDTAFLVKARAVANPSHNLLHWEEIISARKTIAITVRELAPFDKRLGVTQKEYEAAFGRVINAMIAEGYQVVAFSTCTGIDSYAKDDRMVALQLRDRVDHPEHYHVIMDEFNDLELGILLSHCHLTIGTRLHSAIISMNFGTPAVAINYEHKSLGVMNQLGLPQMATDVKSLMDGSLIDKVHTVLADYDNVKQKVDAAVAQEREIGNRITEEILNVLG; this is translated from the coding sequence ATGAAGATTTTATTGGTGGGTAACCATACCTGTGGAAATCGTGGGGATGGCGCGATTTTACGTGGACTGATCGATTCGCTTCAGTCTGCGCGTAGTGATCTGGATATTGACGTTATCAGTCGTTATCCAACCAGCTCCGGATATTTGTTGCAGCATGAGATTCAGCAGGATTCCCTGTTTCTGCACAACAGCAAATCAGCAAAAGGGTTGGTGGGCAGCGTCAAGCGTAAAGTTGCAAACCGACTGATGCCGGAGATTATGATGGCGCACCTCGGCAAAGGTGGGCTGTATAAATCGTTCTCCGTGCCGCCGCATCTGGCTGAATTCACCAAAAGTCTTGCCTCTTATGACGCCGTTATTCAGGTTGGCGGTTCTTTCTTTGTCGATCTGTATGGGGTGACGCAGTTCGATCATGCGCTGTGTGCGCTGATGGCAAAAAAACCGCTACATATGATCGGCCATTCGGTCGGGCCGTTTGAAAATCCGCGTGTGAATGCGTTGGCGAACTTCGTATTTGACCGTGTCGATAGCCTTGTGCTGCGCGAAGAGGTGAGTCTCGATCGCCTGAAGCAAGATGGCGTGACCACCAGCAGGGTGAAAAAGGGCGTTGACACAGCCTTTCTGGTTAAGGCCCGCGCAGTGGCGAACCCCAGTCATAACCTGTTGCACTGGGAAGAGATTATCAGCGCGCGCAAAACGATAGCCATCACCGTGCGTGAGCTGGCACCGTTCGACAAACGTCTTGGCGTGACGCAGAAAGAGTATGAAGCCGCGTTTGGTCGCGTGATTAACGCGATGATCGCCGAGGGTTATCAGGTGGTGGCTTTCTCGACCTGTACCGGCATCGACAGTTATGCCAAAGATGACCGCATGGTGGCGCTACAGTTGCGCGATCGCGTTGATCATCCTGAGCATTATCATGTGATTATGGACGAATTTAACGACCTCGAACTCGGCATATTATTAAGTCATTGCCATCTGACGATCGGCACTCGCCTGCATTCCGCCATTATCTCGATGAATTTCGGTACCCCTGCCGTCGCCATCAATTATGAGCACAAGTCGCTGGGTGTGATGAACCAGCTTGGCCTGCCGCAAATGGCGACCGATGTGAAAAGCCTGATGGATGGCTCACTCATCGATAAGGTACACACCGTACTGGCGGATTACGACAACGTGAAACAGAAAGTTGACGCAGCAGTGGCACAGGAACGTGAGATTGGTAACCGAATCACTGAAGAAATTCTTAACGTCTTAGGGTGA
- a CDS encoding glycosyltransferase, whose product MKLTFFTMRFPVASETFVLNQVTHFIDAGYDVEVISVFPGDMINRHAAFDDYNLVAKTHYLLPEEKVSNLDKLTQRIGLMLPKIAKPSLIKSLNVRRYGAQSSKLLLPAIVANTREPFVADVFLVHFGYAGALANKLRELGVLKGKQATVFHGADISRRHILEEHKLDYVNLFRQSELMLPISHLWENKLIEMGCPAEKIHVTRMGIEPEKFNFRPRAAFHSPLRIVSVARLTEKKGLDVAVKASEILRDQGGQFQFTIIGNGEQDGMMREHIARAGLEDCVSMPGFKPQDEIRQALNEADIFLLPSKTAADGDMEGIPVALMEAMAVGLPVVSTFHSGIPELIQNNVSGWLVSENNPDELAQTLLRLSRGDVDVAPVIAAARHKVETEFNQHIAYGELAKILERIV is encoded by the coding sequence ATGAAGCTGACCTTTTTCACCATGCGTTTTCCGGTTGCCTCTGAGACGTTTGTCCTCAATCAGGTGACGCATTTTATTGATGCCGGTTATGACGTGGAGGTGATCTCCGTGTTTCCGGGCGACATGATTAACCGTCATGCCGCGTTCGATGATTACAATCTGGTGGCGAAAACACATTATCTGTTGCCGGAAGAGAAAGTATCGAATCTCGATAAGCTTACGCAGCGTATCGGATTGATGCTGCCGAAAATTGCCAAGCCCTCGCTGATCAAATCCCTCAATGTGCGCCGCTATGGCGCACAGTCCAGCAAACTGCTGCTGCCGGCGATTGTCGCCAATACCAGAGAACCTTTTGTCGCTGATGTCTTCCTGGTGCATTTCGGCTATGCCGGAGCGCTGGCGAATAAATTGCGTGAACTTGGCGTACTGAAAGGCAAGCAGGCGACGGTGTTCCACGGTGCCGACATCTCACGTCGTCATATCCTCGAGGAACACAAGCTGGATTACGTCAATCTGTTCCGCCAGAGCGAACTGATGCTACCTATCAGCCATCTGTGGGAGAACAAGCTAATTGAGATGGGCTGCCCGGCGGAGAAAATTCATGTTACGCGCATGGGCATCGAGCCAGAAAAGTTTAATTTCCGCCCGCGTGCCGCTTTTCATTCGCCGTTGCGCATTGTCTCCGTGGCACGTCTGACTGAGAAAAAAGGGCTGGATGTGGCGGTGAAAGCCAGTGAAATCCTGCGTGATCAGGGCGGTCAGTTCCAGTTCACCATTATCGGTAACGGTGAGCAGGACGGCATGATGCGTGAGCACATTGCGCGCGCAGGCCTGGAAGATTGCGTCAGCATGCCGGGCTTTAAACCACAGGACGAGATTCGCCAGGCGCTGAACGAAGCAGACATCTTTTTGCTGCCGTCTAAAACGGCGGCGGATGGCGATATGGAGGGAATTCCGGTGGCGCTGATGGAGGCGATGGCAGTAGGTTTGCCGGTTGTCTCCACCTTCCATAGTGGTATCCCAGAGCTGATACAGAACAACGTAAGCGGCTGGCTGGTTTCTGAGAACAATCCCGATGAGCTGGCGCAAACGTTATTACGCCTGTCGCGCGGGGATGTGGACGTTGCACCGGTAATTGCCGCTGCGCGCCATAAAGTGGAAACCGAGTTTAATCAACATATCGCCTATGGCGAGCTGGCCAAGATTCTGGAGCGCATAGTGTGA
- a CDS encoding lipopolysaccharide biosynthesis protein — MSGLKSQAIWLLGSTGFAAVLQVLQLSVLARKLEAHELGLLAIINAILAVASVLQDMGMSSYLVHRQDITRREQSTIYWVNVSLSLCTGLIMLIIAWPVSWFYHLPELTGLIMLTSLNFLVLGHLSQYQAHFVKTKRMVTLAKIEMVTKLFAFLCTVAMLYFTTLTVAAAILGLFIAAFTRILCMIYFGEKSWRPTWEFDRATFIAAVRYGIYQLGSQTINQLRTQADALIVGKVMGADMLGIYSLAKELILQPLKLVSPVINRLALPRFAEKQHDPEQLKKLFLKGTFVIMLFSSVMYLAIGILSPVIVRVLYGSSHEQVYHLIPLMLLFGMLRPMGGLTGAISQANGRTNVEFYWNIVASLVVVAVLATTLIWPNVIYVALTLSISQVLISAFAHPFFIKPVIGIRFMPYARQWVSVSVVFVGLMLLVNHFNLFVMPEWFAGWL, encoded by the coding sequence GTGAGCGGATTAAAGTCGCAAGCCATTTGGTTACTCGGCAGCACCGGTTTTGCTGCGGTGTTGCAGGTGTTACAACTCAGCGTACTGGCGCGTAAGCTGGAGGCGCATGAGCTGGGATTACTGGCGATCATTAACGCCATTCTGGCGGTTGCCTCGGTGTTGCAGGACATGGGCATGAGCAGTTACCTCGTGCACCGTCAGGACATTACACGCCGTGAGCAGAGCACCATCTATTGGGTTAACGTCTCGCTTAGTTTATGTACCGGTTTGATTATGTTGATAATTGCCTGGCCGGTTTCCTGGTTCTACCATCTGCCGGAGCTGACCGGGCTGATTATGCTCACCAGCCTGAACTTCCTCGTGTTGGGGCATCTGTCGCAATATCAGGCGCATTTTGTCAAAACCAAACGCATGGTGACGCTGGCGAAGATTGAGATGGTCACCAAGTTGTTTGCCTTCCTGTGTACCGTGGCGATGTTGTATTTCACCACGCTGACGGTGGCCGCGGCGATCCTCGGTCTGTTCATCGCAGCCTTCACGCGTATTCTCTGCATGATTTACTTCGGTGAAAAATCCTGGCGGCCAACCTGGGAATTCGACCGGGCAACCTTCATTGCGGCAGTGCGCTACGGTATCTATCAACTGGGATCGCAAACCATCAACCAACTGCGTACCCAGGCAGATGCGCTGATTGTGGGTAAGGTGATGGGGGCCGATATGCTGGGGATTTACTCGCTGGCTAAAGAGCTGATTCTGCAACCGCTGAAGCTGGTTTCACCGGTAATCAACCGTCTGGCGTTGCCGCGCTTTGCCGAGAAACAGCACGATCCTGAACAGTTGAAGAAACTGTTCCTGAAAGGCACCTTCGTCATCATGCTGTTCAGCAGTGTGATGTACCTGGCGATTGGCATTCTGTCACCGGTGATTGTCCGGGTGTTGTACGGCTCTTCCCATGAGCAGGTTTACCATCTGATCCCGCTGATGTTGCTGTTTGGCATGCTGCGTCCGATGGGCGGCCTGACCGGCGCAATTTCTCAGGCCAATGGACGGACCAACGTCGAGTTCTACTGGAATATCGTTGCCAGCCTGGTGGTGGTGGCCGTGCTGGCGACCACCTTGATCTGGCCGAACGTCATCTATGTGGCGCTGACGTTATCGATTTCTCAGGTATTGATCTCGGCTTTTGCCCATCCGTTCTTCATCAAGCCGGTGATTGGCATCCGCTTTATGCCTTATGCCCGTCAGTGGGTCTCCGTCTCGGTGGTATTTGTCGGCCTGATGTTGCTGGTTAACCATTTCAACCTGTTCGTGATGCCGGAATGGTTTGCGGGCTGGCTCTAA